The Puniceicoccus vermicola genome has a window encoding:
- a CDS encoding zeta toxin family protein, whose amino-acid sequence MPNPTIFVLAGVNGSGKSSIGGANLVAHGVEYYNPDAAAKTLRKIHPNLSQALANGHAWTLGKEMLEKAIERRETYAFETTLGGTTITQLLTQAAQEGLKVKIWYVGLASVEQNLARVKKRVTHGGHDIPEAAIRTRWNSSRRNLIQLLPHLYSLRLFDNSQETDPKAGETPVPKLLLQVDQKRIVGSVRPDAPEWAKPILAGALHVYRSP is encoded by the coding sequence ATGCCCAACCCGACGATCTTCGTTTTAGCCGGGGTCAATGGTTCCGGAAAAAGCAGTATCGGCGGCGCCAACCTCGTTGCCCATGGCGTCGAATACTACAATCCCGATGCCGCCGCCAAAACACTGCGAAAGATTCATCCAAACCTGAGCCAGGCCCTCGCCAACGGGCACGCCTGGACCCTCGGCAAAGAAATGCTCGAGAAGGCCATCGAACGGCGAGAGACCTATGCCTTTGAAACCACCTTGGGCGGGACGACGATAACTCAACTGCTCACGCAAGCCGCTCAAGAAGGGTTGAAGGTGAAGATCTGGTATGTCGGCCTCGCCTCCGTGGAACAGAATTTGGCACGCGTGAAAAAACGGGTTACCCATGGCGGGCACGATATTCCCGAAGCCGCCATACGCACGCGCTGGAACAGCAGCCGCCGGAACCTCATTCAACTCCTCCCCCATTTGTACAGCCTCCGTCTTTTCGACAATTCCCAAGAGACCGACCCCAAGGCTGGCGAAACTCCCGTCCCAAAACTTCTTCTCCAGGTGGACCAGAAGAGAATTGTCGGATCCGTGCGTCCGGATGCACCCGAGTGGGCCAAACCGATCCTCGCGGGAGCGTTACACGTCTACAGGAGCCCTTAA